A portion of the Pseudoalteromonas luteoviolacea genome contains these proteins:
- the xthA gene encoding exodeoxyribonuclease III: MKIISFNINGLRARLHQLQALIDKHQPDVIGLQEIKVHDEAFPIEDVEAMGYNVYFHGQKAHYGVALLSKKPAKSILKGFATDTEEAQKRMITGVFETESGKDITVMNGYFPQGDNISHETKFPYKRQFYKDLMTHLNTNESPDANLVVMGDINISPTDSDIGIGDANMKRWLKTGKCSFQPEEREWLKTLMDWGLKDTFKELTPDAQEKYSWFDYRSKGFNDNRGLRIDVVLATEGLMATCTESDIDYELRGIEKPSDHAPIWATFKI; the protein is encoded by the coding sequence ATGAAAATTATCTCTTTCAATATCAATGGCCTTAGAGCTAGACTGCACCAACTTCAAGCACTTATCGACAAACATCAACCTGACGTAATAGGCTTACAAGAAATTAAAGTGCATGATGAAGCTTTTCCAATCGAAGATGTAGAAGCGATGGGCTACAACGTGTACTTTCATGGTCAAAAAGCCCATTATGGCGTAGCTTTGTTATCAAAAAAACCTGCAAAATCTATCCTAAAAGGGTTTGCAACAGATACTGAAGAAGCTCAAAAACGCATGATCACGGGCGTATTCGAGACTGAAAGCGGCAAGGATATCACGGTCATGAATGGTTACTTCCCACAAGGTGACAATATTAGCCACGAGACTAAGTTTCCGTATAAACGTCAATTTTATAAAGATTTAATGACCCACCTCAATACCAATGAATCTCCAGATGCTAATCTTGTTGTTATGGGCGATATTAATATCTCACCTACGGACAGTGATATCGGTATTGGCGATGCCAATATGAAGCGGTGGTTAAAAACGGGTAAATGCTCATTCCAGCCAGAAGAGCGTGAGTGGCTTAAAACATTAATGGACTGGGGTTTAAAAGACACCTTTAAAGAATTAACACCAGACGCACAAGAAAAATACTCGTGGTTTGATTATCGCTCAAAAGGATTTAATGATAACCGAGGATTACGTATCGATGTCGTGCTTGCTACAGAAGGCTTAATGGCCACCTGTACTGAAAGTGATATAGATTATGAACTCAGAGGCATAGAGAAACCATCTGATCATGCACCAATTTGGGCTACTTTCAAAATCTAA
- a CDS encoding putative RNA methyltransferase: MTLDYRCPICSEPLTHTNNTLGCINRHQFDFAKEGYINLLPVQFKRSKQPGDNLEMVQARRAFFATNHYALLQQSLAKLVASKTPKTVIDLGCGEGFYTQAVAAAVTESAAVYGLDISKPAVKYASKRYNKPNFSVASSKDAPFKSECADVVLSIFAPVFSQESARLLQDDGTLIVVGPGPKHLFELKQKIYDDVRLHEAPECPDGFEIIEQTLVEDIQPVETSIVEHLIKMTPFAWKFKASHYSELALSESHNVTFSFLITQFKKITK; encoded by the coding sequence ATGACATTAGATTACCGTTGCCCCATTTGCTCAGAACCACTAACACACACAAATAATACACTGGGCTGCATAAATCGTCATCAATTCGACTTTGCAAAAGAAGGCTATATCAATTTGCTTCCGGTGCAGTTTAAACGCTCCAAGCAACCCGGCGACAATTTGGAGATGGTCCAAGCTAGGCGCGCCTTTTTCGCAACTAATCACTACGCTTTATTACAGCAGTCGTTGGCTAAATTAGTCGCATCCAAAACCCCAAAAACGGTGATAGATCTAGGCTGCGGTGAAGGGTTTTATACACAAGCTGTCGCAGCAGCTGTCACTGAGTCGGCCGCAGTATATGGATTAGACATTAGTAAACCTGCAGTCAAATATGCCTCTAAACGATATAATAAACCAAATTTTAGCGTAGCCTCTAGTAAAGATGCACCATTTAAAAGTGAATGCGCTGACGTCGTTCTAAGTATTTTTGCGCCAGTCTTTTCACAAGAGTCTGCTCGCCTTTTACAAGACGATGGTACCCTTATTGTCGTAGGTCCGGGTCCCAAACACCTATTTGAACTGAAACAAAAAATCTATGATGATGTGCGCTTGCACGAAGCGCCAGAGTGCCCTGACGGGTTTGAAATAATAGAGCAGACGTTAGTCGAGGATATTCAACCTGTTGAGACAAGCATTGTTGAACATTTAATTAAGATGACCCCATTTGCATGGAAATTTAAAGCGTCCCATTACAGTGAATTAGCATTGAGTGAGTCCCATAATGTGACCTTTTCTTTTTTAATCACACAATTCAAAAAAATCACAAAGTGA
- a CDS encoding PKD domain-containing protein — MFNLRLSIALIACQPFTYNAMAHQQHPYIHQVNSLKSSGFEYKLNKEKGSDSAIRFEHYDLYWHGVRVYNSTLIVKNTIFGDKKLISGNTKLTTQLKSEQLQTMAVASKFAFEDEEVSQHIYQRYPLTIDIIKTERLIVREENLASHFVYRVEVKSRQHNRQFLILDGQTLEKLSSSVSHYAFDGHHDESYHAVSTTTGNYKLGLNCHQAPSMATQKCQNTVLPIEHPVAQKNYPNYPVMSNVYYRGEANTAFNEFSGYPMVVKLENSRCIFKNNWVETYQGSASEPYSYACPNGADESHGIDGDPYFYYYLKGAFKAVNDGHFFGGVAVQTLHWHFKALFPNQQNRCDVESGYCLNKIKQRVDVNNLYQSSWDGEFTNYAGGTIGKPFPHGSSLDIVAHEIGHAILEWNTGNILSDLNFDGELFAELRAKRSALHESFADITAIAVKDYYANHLHAEPSDSNWIHTSIFSDLYHYDNKFWGIGYDSRLTNSFLRHVSMPRLDGISMDDYRDYEQTRGPHQRAGALNKLFYLISSSDGWNVQRAYRLVLKAMTGCFPSNAGMYEASQCLIATADADDKQHISNLAELVGFVSSAKANSQLKVTVKRMYGEVQFDISDPRVSQDNIAHLEVKLDEKPILSWSPQSTELWEEVKSIRRTFGGGAHELSWHVELNDGTELESKRLLSLFDAPLCKPVQNTERFISELSFNGQKSEVEAGGSDIMLTDPVYKQSPISIEMLKLDNNVAIAAYLDTDRNGYFDADSEKLNNLSDSEGKLVYDLSQFRNLETGLSVVRFVLSAQQETSSCAGLDESQVIDVYMALNEGQYTAPSIDFGFKQKNSDLYLSIRQQFSNAYTFKWIFDQKEVVTSDYHIVRSMNQTSEVTLVLLRDGIEVNRLTKTVNVAPEPEFNIDCQQNGTECKLSVEGELPSNIARFAWRVDDQHYTSSYRYLTYDFGTTGVKNVTVSLILQGASVIFEKSQSINLKEIIDFEVSIQQENADFTLNISQTLPIGYSLVWVINDTEYPHSSAGIELASLEPEDRVSYMLKKDGETILEKPINITHVSDPNLQISCQRDGLVCGFVAEHLSNAKELKYVWDFGDGTTQVTNIQQVNYSYKAPGEYTASLTLMVDGRAKFTAQTLVKVAEISVSVAQHNQTLSLSASGEVNDEMTFQWLINNEIKFGSTIDYEFADKAQLTRIKLNVYQDNQEVIEIIEDIQVFDNIDLDFEWSQSDSDNPLKFSFAVKKE; from the coding sequence GTGTTTAACTTACGACTTAGTATTGCCTTAATTGCTTGCCAACCCTTTACGTATAATGCGATGGCACATCAGCAACATCCCTACATTCATCAAGTTAATAGCTTAAAATCGTCAGGATTTGAGTATAAATTAAATAAAGAGAAGGGATCTGATAGCGCGATTCGTTTTGAGCATTATGATTTATACTGGCATGGCGTGCGGGTATATAATAGTACTTTGATTGTTAAAAATACGATTTTTGGTGATAAGAAATTAATTTCTGGCAATACCAAGTTAACTACACAGCTTAAGTCTGAACAATTACAAACTATGGCAGTAGCGAGTAAGTTTGCATTTGAAGATGAAGAAGTTTCTCAACATATATATCAGCGCTACCCATTAACGATAGATATTATTAAAACTGAGCGTTTAATCGTACGAGAAGAAAATCTAGCCTCTCATTTTGTTTATCGAGTTGAGGTGAAATCAAGGCAGCATAATCGTCAGTTTTTAATTTTGGATGGTCAAACGCTAGAAAAGTTAAGCTCTTCAGTAAGTCATTACGCATTTGATGGGCATCACGATGAAAGTTATCACGCAGTTTCAACAACCACAGGTAATTATAAATTAGGGTTAAACTGTCACCAAGCACCGAGTATGGCGACTCAAAAATGTCAAAACACGGTGCTGCCAATAGAGCATCCAGTAGCACAAAAGAATTATCCTAACTACCCCGTAATGAGTAATGTTTATTATAGAGGTGAAGCAAACACCGCGTTTAATGAATTTAGTGGTTATCCAATGGTTGTAAAGCTTGAAAACAGCCGCTGTATTTTTAAAAACAACTGGGTTGAAACATATCAAGGTAGTGCCTCAGAACCATATTCGTATGCATGCCCTAATGGGGCCGATGAAAGCCACGGTATTGATGGAGACCCATATTTTTATTATTACCTGAAAGGGGCATTTAAAGCCGTTAACGACGGACACTTTTTTGGTGGCGTGGCTGTGCAAACTTTGCACTGGCATTTTAAGGCGCTCTTTCCTAACCAGCAAAATCGCTGCGATGTAGAATCTGGCTATTGTTTGAATAAAATCAAGCAGCGCGTTGATGTTAACAACCTTTATCAAAGTAGTTGGGATGGGGAGTTTACGAACTATGCTGGTGGTACCATAGGAAAACCATTCCCGCATGGCAGTTCTTTAGACATTGTTGCGCATGAAATAGGACATGCAATTCTAGAGTGGAACACAGGCAACATTCTCTCAGATTTGAACTTTGACGGGGAATTATTTGCTGAACTTCGCGCGAAACGCAGCGCACTACATGAGAGTTTTGCTGATATTACAGCGATTGCAGTAAAAGATTATTATGCAAATCATTTGCATGCTGAACCGTCAGATTCTAACTGGATACATACTTCGATTTTTTCCGACCTGTATCACTACGATAATAAGTTTTGGGGTATTGGTTATGATAGTAGACTTACCAATTCTTTTTTACGACATGTATCCATGCCAAGATTAGATGGTATCAGCATGGATGATTATCGGGATTATGAACAAACAAGAGGGCCGCATCAGCGCGCCGGTGCACTCAATAAATTGTTTTATTTAATTTCAAGTAGTGACGGCTGGAATGTACAGCGTGCATATAGACTGGTTTTAAAAGCCATGACAGGGTGTTTTCCTTCAAATGCTGGCATGTATGAGGCGTCACAGTGCCTTATTGCTACAGCCGATGCTGATGATAAGCAGCATATAAGCAATCTTGCAGAGCTGGTTGGTTTTGTTTCATCAGCGAAGGCTAATAGCCAACTTAAGGTAACAGTAAAGCGTATGTATGGAGAAGTACAGTTCGACATCAGTGACCCAAGAGTATCGCAGGATAATATTGCTCACTTAGAGGTGAAGTTGGATGAAAAACCAATTCTTTCATGGTCACCGCAAAGTACTGAGTTGTGGGAAGAAGTTAAGTCTATACGTCGTACTTTTGGAGGTGGGGCCCATGAGCTATCATGGCATGTAGAACTTAACGATGGTACTGAATTGGAGTCAAAACGACTATTGAGTTTGTTTGACGCGCCACTATGTAAACCAGTTCAAAATACTGAACGTTTTATATCTGAGCTGTCTTTCAATGGCCAAAAAAGTGAGGTTGAAGCAGGGGGGAGTGACATCATGTTGACAGATCCTGTTTATAAACAATCACCTATCAGTATAGAAATGCTAAAACTTGATAACAATGTGGCCATTGCTGCCTATTTAGATACGGATAGAAATGGCTATTTTGATGCTGATAGTGAAAAACTGAACAATCTGAGTGACTCTGAGGGTAAGCTTGTTTATGACCTTAGCCAATTCCGAAATTTAGAGACTGGCCTTAGTGTTGTGAGATTCGTGTTATCTGCACAACAAGAAACATCAAGCTGTGCTGGATTAGATGAATCACAAGTGATAGATGTATATATGGCCTTAAATGAAGGGCAGTATACAGCACCTAGCATTGATTTTGGTTTTAAACAAAAAAATAGCGATCTATATTTATCCATAAGGCAACAGTTTAGCAATGCGTATACATTCAAATGGATTTTTGATCAGAAGGAAGTTGTGACTTCTGACTATCATATTGTCAGGTCAATGAACCAGACATCAGAGGTTACTTTAGTATTACTTCGAGATGGTATAGAAGTGAACCGCCTGACTAAAACTGTGAATGTTGCGCCAGAGCCCGAATTTAACATTGATTGCCAGCAGAATGGTACAGAATGTAAATTATCGGTAGAAGGTGAGCTTCCGAGTAATATTGCACGATTTGCTTGGCGCGTAGATGATCAACACTATACGAGTAGCTATCGTTATCTAACATATGACTTTGGTACGACTGGCGTTAAAAATGTGACCGTATCCCTCATTTTACAGGGCGCTTCAGTAATATTCGAAAAATCACAATCTATTAACTTAAAAGAAATTATTGATTTTGAGGTTAGCATACAGCAAGAGAATGCTGACTTTACTTTGAACATCTCTCAAACGCTTCCTATTGGTTATTCATTGGTTTGGGTTATAAACGATACTGAATACCCACACAGTTCGGCTGGCATTGAATTAGCAAGCCTTGAACCTGAAGATCGCGTCAGTTACATGTTGAAAAAAGACGGTGAAACGATACTGGAGAAGCCGATAAATATAACTCATGTTAGCGACCCTAATTTGCAGATTAGCTGCCAAAGAGACGGGTTAGTATGCGGTTTTGTAGCTGAGCACCTATCAAATGCAAAGGAATTAAAGTACGTGTGGGACTTTGGTGATGGGACTACCCAAGTAACTAATATACAACAGGTCAATTATAGTTATAAAGCGCCGGGTGAATATACAGCGAGTCTTACTCTGATGGTTGATGGAAGGGCCAAGTTTACAGCTCAGACATTGGTTAAAGTTGCAGAGATAAGTGTTAGTGTTGCGCAGCACAATCAAACCCTGTCGTTGAGTGCCTCTGGAGAGGTAAACGATGAGATGACTTTTCAGTGGCTGATAAATAATGAGATCAAATTTGGTAGTACTATTGATTATGAATTTGCTGACAAAGCACAGCTAACGCGTATCAAACTCAATGTATATCAAGATAATCAAGAAGTAATAGAGATCATTGAGGATATTCAAGTATTTGACAATATTGATCTAGACTTTGAATGGTCTCAAAGTGATTCAGATAATCCACTGAAATTTAGTTTTGCTGTAAAAAAAGAGTAG
- a CDS encoding PKD domain-containing protein, protein MSTKRNICIASLMYCVPYLLVAQETSYLWDFGDGTNSTDENPTHEYSTPGIYTVSLTASVNENLSYSKQYEVNAISPAIKSISLAIPDIIEAGKTITANVVLTSDYDLSLSYQWEFSSGLSRNGKEVEVTFDEAGEQTVSVKAYYDNVLVAQDTFELSVTPTNQTAQDPANRGQATKTESSSGGTLGWLTPLLLLISLRKKKYIRTRF, encoded by the coding sequence ATGTCGACCAAAAGGAATATATGTATAGCAAGTTTGATGTATTGCGTCCCCTACCTGCTAGTAGCTCAAGAAACGTCTTATCTGTGGGACTTTGGAGATGGAACAAATAGTACCGATGAAAATCCAACTCATGAATATAGTACGCCCGGAATTTATACAGTTTCACTCACAGCTTCTGTCAATGAAAATCTGAGTTATAGTAAACAGTACGAAGTCAATGCTATTTCTCCTGCGATCAAATCTATTAGCTTGGCTATACCAGATATAATAGAGGCCGGAAAAACAATCACTGCAAACGTTGTGCTCACTTCAGATTATGACCTTTCACTAAGTTATCAATGGGAGTTTTCGAGCGGTTTGTCACGTAATGGAAAAGAGGTTGAGGTTACTTTTGATGAGGCTGGCGAACAGACGGTGAGTGTGAAAGCGTATTATGACAACGTACTAGTTGCACAAGACACTTTTGAATTGAGCGTAACTCCAACAAATCAAACTGCTCAAGACCCAGCTAACAGAGGGCAAGCGACAAAAACAGAGTCGAGTTCAGGGGGCACACTAGGCTGGTTGACCCCCTTACTTCTGCTTATCTCTCTGAGGAAGAAAAAGTATATACGCACTCGCTTCTAA
- the yfbV gene encoding terminus macrodomain insulation protein YfbV, with the protein MQKSLISQVQLGRQYAKEWPMRKELAPLFPEFRVIKATELALQTMPILALFTVFFQTSQLGMEFLPQSIAIALFFLTLPVQGLLWLGKRCDTSLSPALSSWYRELYQKMVANGYQGDICTGKPTYRALAKLLRDMFDKMDKAFTKENL; encoded by the coding sequence ATGCAGAAAAGTCTTATTTCACAAGTGCAACTGGGCCGCCAATACGCTAAAGAATGGCCAATGCGTAAGGAGCTTGCGCCTCTATTCCCTGAGTTTAGAGTGATTAAGGCAACGGAACTAGCTTTACAAACAATGCCAATTTTGGCGCTTTTTACTGTATTTTTTCAAACCAGCCAATTAGGCATGGAATTTTTACCTCAGTCGATTGCAATCGCTTTATTTTTTCTTACATTACCCGTGCAAGGGTTATTGTGGCTAGGTAAACGTTGTGATACGTCTCTAAGTCCTGCTTTATCTTCATGGTACAGGGAGCTTTATCAAAAAATGGTGGCCAATGGGTATCAAGGTGATATTTGCACTGGAAAACCAACTTATCGAGCATTGGCAAAGCTGCTACGAGATATGTTTGATAAAATGGACAAAGCTTTTACCAAAGAAAATTTATAA
- a CDS encoding acetate kinase, which translates to MSSSHVLVLNCGSSSLKFAIIDSSSAKEHLSGLAERLGESSPQIKYKFNGQKHIISLSNGDAHEVAINELVDLVKSLKLDQQLVAVGHRVVHGGEHFTKSALINDTVLDAIKQTATLAPLHNPANLLGIEAATEAFATLPQIAVFDTAFHQSMAPTAFLYALPYSLYEKHSIRRYGFHGTSHYYVSAQAVEQLGLVGKSSKIVTAHLGNGCSVCAVKDGKSVDTSMGLTPLEGLVMGTRSGDIDPGLFAYLVHQLGYSATQIDTLLNKESGLLGISELSNDCRTIEESAAEGHEKAQLALDIFCFRLAKQIASFAVPLGGIDALVFTGGIGENSDVIRASVINQLSFLGFQLNNERNLAARFGNEGIITDDSSNPIAMIIPTNEELVIAQDAAMLAGEQ; encoded by the coding sequence ATGTCATCGTCGCATGTTTTGGTCCTCAATTGTGGCAGCTCTAGCCTCAAATTTGCAATCATAGATTCAAGCTCTGCAAAAGAGCATTTATCCGGCTTAGCGGAACGTTTAGGTGAATCATCACCTCAAATTAAATATAAATTTAATGGCCAAAAGCACATTATTTCTCTATCCAATGGTGACGCCCATGAAGTCGCTATCAATGAACTGGTCGACCTTGTCAAATCGCTTAAGCTTGACCAACAGTTAGTTGCCGTTGGCCATCGCGTTGTTCATGGTGGCGAACATTTCACTAAATCAGCACTGATCAACGACACTGTACTCGATGCTATCAAGCAAACAGCGACGCTTGCGCCGTTACATAACCCTGCAAACTTGCTTGGCATTGAAGCTGCAACCGAAGCATTTGCAACTTTGCCTCAAATAGCTGTATTCGACACGGCTTTCCATCAATCAATGGCACCTACTGCATTTTTATACGCGTTACCATACTCTCTATATGAAAAGCACAGCATTAGACGCTATGGTTTCCACGGTACTAGCCATTACTATGTATCGGCCCAGGCCGTCGAACAATTAGGTTTAGTTGGTAAATCTTCTAAAATTGTTACCGCGCACCTTGGTAACGGTTGCTCTGTCTGTGCCGTAAAAGATGGTAAATCTGTCGATACCAGTATGGGGTTAACCCCATTAGAAGGGCTTGTAATGGGCACGCGCAGTGGTGATATAGATCCTGGTTTATTTGCCTACCTAGTTCATCAACTCGGTTATTCTGCAACACAAATAGATACGTTGTTGAATAAAGAAAGCGGCCTATTAGGGATCAGTGAACTTTCAAATGACTGCCGTACTATCGAAGAAAGCGCTGCTGAAGGGCATGAAAAAGCGCAACTTGCTCTAGATATTTTCTGCTTCAGACTCGCCAAACAAATTGCCAGCTTTGCTGTACCTCTTGGCGGGATTGATGCATTGGTATTTACAGGTGGTATTGGTGAAAACTCTGATGTGATCCGCGCAAGTGTCATTAACCAATTAAGCTTCTTAGGTTTCCAGTTAAATAATGAGCGTAACTTAGCAGCTAGATTTGGTAATGAAGGCATAATTACTGATGACTCTTCAAACCCAATCGCTATGATTATTCCAACGAACGAAGAGCTTGTCATCGCACAAGACGCTGCAATGCTTGCTGGGGAGCAATAA
- the pta gene encoding phosphate acetyltransferase, with translation MGRRIMLIPISTGVGLTSVSVGLVRALEQKAVKVNFFKPIAQPRNADVGPEKSTLIIKQGSSIVPPTPFELHYAEQMIGDGKGDDLLEEIVERFESSVQDDEVAIIEGMVPTRKQPYAGRVNREIAQTLGADIVFVLTPGNDNNDQLEDRLEIASGNYGGIDHARVLGCIFNKVNAPLDEDGRARADLVDQHEPDQLENEMNRLASLPIFRKHPFMLLGAIPWDFDLVAPRVRDLSEYLQAEVINEGDMAHRRLRRVTFCARTVSNILNHFTPGALLVTPGDRSDILVAACLSAMNGTKLGAILLTGGFKPEPRIMELCEQAMNTGLPILATEADTWRTSLLLHNFNMEVPADDEQRIDKVKQHNADHIDPDWLDSLSQGVARTRKLSPPAFRFMLTDQARRANKTIVLPEGNEPRTIKAAAICGERGIAKTVLLGDHEEIQRIAAQQGVVLNENITIIDPNEAVDKYIAPMVELRKNKGLTEVVAAEQLQDNVVLGTMMLAENEVDGLVSGAVNTTANTIRPPLQLIKTAPDSSLVSSVFFMLLPDQVLVYGDCAINPDPTAEQLADIAIQSADSAAAFGIEPKVAMISYSTGTSGQGADVDKVREATKLAQQKRPDLDIDGPLQYDAAIMENVARKKAPNSKVAGKATVFVFPDLNTGNTTYKAVQRSADLISIGPMLQGMRKPVNDLSRGALVDDIVYTIALTAIQAGQRP, from the coding sequence ATGGGTCGTAGAATAATGCTTATCCCAATCTCAACTGGGGTTGGTTTAACATCTGTTTCTGTCGGTTTAGTTCGTGCTCTAGAGCAAAAAGCTGTTAAAGTTAATTTTTTCAAGCCTATTGCTCAACCACGCAATGCCGATGTAGGCCCAGAAAAGTCTACGTTAATTATCAAGCAAGGTTCTTCAATTGTTCCTCCCACACCATTTGAGCTGCACTATGCAGAACAAATGATTGGAGACGGAAAAGGTGATGACCTGTTGGAAGAGATCGTTGAACGCTTTGAAAGCAGTGTACAAGACGATGAAGTCGCTATTATTGAAGGCATGGTTCCAACCAGAAAGCAGCCTTATGCTGGTCGTGTAAATCGAGAAATCGCTCAGACATTGGGGGCTGATATTGTATTCGTATTGACCCCAGGTAACGATAATAACGATCAACTTGAAGACCGTCTTGAAATTGCTTCAGGCAACTATGGTGGTATTGATCATGCAAGAGTGTTGGGCTGTATTTTTAACAAAGTCAATGCGCCTCTCGATGAAGACGGGCGTGCGCGCGCCGATTTGGTTGATCAGCATGAACCGGACCAGCTAGAAAATGAGATGAACCGCTTGGCTTCGTTGCCGATTTTCCGTAAACATCCGTTTATGCTATTAGGCGCAATCCCTTGGGACTTTGACCTTGTTGCGCCACGTGTAAGAGACTTGAGTGAATACCTACAAGCTGAAGTTATCAATGAAGGAGATATGGCGCATAGGCGTCTACGCCGTGTCACATTTTGTGCTCGCACAGTATCCAACATCCTAAATCATTTCACACCAGGTGCCCTTTTGGTCACACCAGGAGATCGTTCCGACATCTTGGTCGCTGCATGCCTATCTGCAATGAATGGTACCAAGCTTGGTGCCATTTTGCTGACTGGGGGCTTCAAACCAGAGCCTAGAATCATGGAATTGTGCGAACAAGCAATGAATACTGGGTTACCAATTCTTGCTACTGAAGCTGATACTTGGAGAACGTCGTTATTACTGCACAACTTCAATATGGAAGTCCCTGCTGATGACGAACAACGTATCGATAAAGTGAAACAGCATAACGCAGACCACATTGATCCAGATTGGCTAGATAGCTTATCTCAAGGTGTTGCCCGCACAAGAAAACTGTCACCTCCAGCATTTAGATTCATGTTGACGGACCAAGCCCGCAGAGCCAATAAAACGATTGTACTTCCAGAGGGCAACGAGCCTCGTACCATTAAAGCTGCTGCTATCTGTGGAGAACGCGGTATAGCCAAAACCGTTTTATTGGGTGACCATGAAGAAATCCAGCGAATTGCAGCGCAACAAGGTGTCGTATTAAACGAAAACATCACCATTATTGATCCTAATGAAGCTGTCGATAAGTACATTGCACCAATGGTTGAGCTGCGCAAGAACAAAGGGCTTACCGAAGTTGTTGCAGCAGAGCAACTGCAAGACAACGTAGTGCTTGGTACTATGATGCTTGCTGAAAATGAAGTTGATGGCTTAGTATCTGGTGCAGTAAACACAACTGCCAATACGATCCGCCCTCCCCTGCAATTAATTAAAACAGCACCTGATTCTTCACTGGTAAGCTCTGTATTTTTCATGCTGTTACCCGACCAAGTTTTAGTCTACGGTGACTGTGCGATTAACCCAGACCCAACAGCTGAACAACTTGCTGATATTGCAATTCAATCAGCGGATTCCGCGGCTGCTTTTGGCATTGAACCAAAAGTTGCTATGATCAGTTACAGCACAGGTACTTCTGGACAAGGTGCGGACGTTGACAAAGTTCGAGAAGCTACAAAACTTGCGCAGCAAAAACGCCCTGATTTAGATATTGATGGCCCATTACAATACGACGCGGCGATTATGGAAAACGTCGCGCGCAAAAAGGCACCAAATAGTAAAGTCGCAGGTAAAGCAACGGTGTTTGTTTTCCCAGACTTAAATACTGGTAATACAACCTATAAAGCTGTTCAGCGAAGCGCAGACTTGATTAGTATTGGCCCAATGTTACAAGGGATGCGTAAACCAGTTAACGACCTTAGCCGTGGCGCTTTGGTTGATGACATCGTTTACACGATTGCCTTAACCGCTATTCAAGCAGGCCAACGTCCATAA
- a CDS encoding ACT domain-containing protein — MSKQTLQILQQDFTIHSLDNDAEIPAQVLQSDIFFIAKTTEELSIVCPSDIKVESFAAEPYWRAIEIIGPLGFSLTGIMSNISGVLASANVSIFSISTYDTDYILVKEQQLNNAIQALRKDGYLFV, encoded by the coding sequence ATGTCCAAACAAACGCTACAAATACTACAACAAGACTTTACAATTCACAGCCTCGATAACGATGCTGAAATTCCTGCGCAAGTTTTGCAATCTGATATCTTTTTCATTGCAAAAACAACGGAAGAATTGTCAATCGTTTGCCCCTCTGACATTAAAGTCGAGAGCTTCGCTGCGGAGCCTTACTGGAGAGCCATCGAAATTATTGGTCCATTGGGTTTTTCGTTGACAGGCATTATGTCAAACATTTCAGGGGTCCTAGCCAGCGCCAATGTGTCTATTTTTTCTATTTCTACATACGATACTGACTATATATTAGTTAAAGAGCAACAACTCAATAATGCTATTCAAGCACTCAGAAAAGACGGTTACCTTTTTGTTTAA
- a CDS encoding PTS glucose transporter subunit IIA: MIFSKPINYAPITQIANPLLHIASPFTGKVFPLTQHPLSLFSTGMIGSGVCVKMNQALMMSPCNGRVIKVSQQGCEFVIRAESGLQLLLHLHIPSEYCKMENLIKHSIGRKHIITGDILCYFDIPQDLPITGTLVILNADKLGPCYYPLNQVNAGKEPLITLSRASKL; encoded by the coding sequence ATGATATTTTCTAAACCTATAAATTACGCACCAATCACGCAAATAGCCAACCCCCTTTTGCACATTGCAAGTCCGTTTACTGGCAAAGTATTCCCATTAACTCAGCACCCTTTATCACTATTTTCAACGGGTATGATTGGCAGCGGTGTTTGTGTCAAAATGAACCAAGCACTGATGATGTCGCCATGCAATGGGAGAGTCATCAAAGTAAGTCAACAAGGGTGTGAATTTGTTATTCGCGCCGAATCTGGACTGCAACTTTTACTGCACTTACACATTCCAAGTGAATACTGCAAGATGGAAAACTTAATCAAGCATAGTATCGGCCGAAAGCATATCATCACAGGAGATATCCTCTGTTACTTCGATATTCCTCAGGACCTGCCGATCACCGGAACATTGGTAATTCTCAATGCAGATAAGCTAGGGCCATGTTATTATCCATTAAATCAAGTGAATGCGGGTAAAGAACCGTTAATTACATTATCAAGAGCTAGTAAATTATGA